The Toxoplasma gondii ME49 chromosome XI, whole genome shotgun sequence region AGCCCAAACGCTGAATCTGGCGTTTGTTACTCGAGTGTATAATCTGTTTGTATCTGGACGACCGCTCAAGAACCGACCACTCTCATCCTCTCCCCGGTAGCGAGCATGAAAACACGCACCCACAAAGTCAGCTCTTGTCCGGCTAGCCCACCGCCAAAGTGACGGCTAGTGCCACCTTGGACAACCGCCACAGTTCTGGAGGTGAGAATCCAAAATAACGCCGCATAGTTCACCACCTTGTGCCCCCGTGGAAGAACAACGGCGGAGCGTATGAGACACGAAAGGAGGGTTTCAAGGGGAGGAGGGTCCCCTCCCTGACCCCCGAAGGTAACGTAGACTCTGTTTCGAGgggagaaaacacacaggGCACATTTCTTACTTTTATTTCATCGTCATCGCCGAGCTGAGCCTGAAGTTCGACGAGGCCCTTTTTCAGCGAGGATTCCATGTGGCGGGCCTCTTGCTCCAGCCGGGTACTcaacgctgcatgcaactgaTCTTCGAACGCCATGATGTCCTCCATTTGCCAGACTAGGCCGTCATCGGGTCCACTCCCCTTCAACTCTGTCGACACCATTGAATCCAAGTCACTGTCTCGTTCACTGGCGAATTCACTGGTTGAAAAGGTGTCTATGAACCGACCGGGTCTCCCTGTTGGGTCGTGGTTAAGCAACAGGGACTCCACGAGATCGACGAAGCCCATCTTGTCAACCGAATTCTCCTTCCTTGGGCGTGCACGCTTAGACGCTGCATTGTCATCCTCGCTCGTCACCCCCTGGAAACGCACGACTGTGGAGCTGTCTTTTGATTTCCTTGGAGATTCTCCACCGTCACCTGTGTCTGGCCCAGGAGGTGCCTCTTCGGCAGCAGGCGTCTTGGATGCCCACGGATCTCCCCACCCGAAGTACGACCATAATGTTGACTGAAAGCATATCCAGTTCACACACAGGACAGGATCCGGACACTAGGCAGTCAAAGGAATGCACGGATATACGACGTGTTCCCGAACTtattctgcatgcatctgatATGCCCGCGCACACACAGGGGTCCAGGGTAGTACCGTCCAGGAAGAAGGTCATTTCCCGGAAAGCATAAAGTGGCACATGaaccagagacagagaacgctTGCAGTCGTCTTTTGCAGATCAATGGTAGTGTGCGGGATTTCTGTCTGGCTGCATGCCTGCGTTCCCAACCGCGCTGAAAAACACCCGCTCCATCGAAGCACCACTCCACCCGACCTGTTCCGATCAGTCGTTCATGGCCACCATCGAACGAGCACGCTGAAGCAGAAATCGACCTCCGCTGGAGGCGCTCGAAAGGCCAGCGCACCAGAAACCAGCTCACGAAGTTCGAACTCTGGTGCTCAACACACGAGTGGCACGACTCCCCCCCAATGGCCGGTGTATCTCACAGCTACTTCACTCAAAATACGGATCCCATGCTGGGCTAGTTTGTGGACCGGTGCGTCACCGGCGCGGACACTGGCAAGCCACGAATTCTTCGAGAACCTCCCACAAGCTATCCGTGGCTCCTTTTGCACGAAGACGGTACGCCGTCTCACATCAGGCAACCTTTCTCAAGACAAGCTCAGGGCCAGTTTGACGCAGACAGGGTAACCCGGCATCACCACTTTCAGCATTCACGCACAAACGCGCAGGTGTTTTCTGCGCCGTGTGGCACGGATTTCGAGGGTGGGGTGGTGCATGGTGAACCGGCTTTGCACACAGAGACTCGCGAAGctgaaggaaagaaactTACTTCTCCACCGCCTGCACCTGCCGTGGCAGCCGCCGAGTTCTCCGGCTCCGGCCCATCCGAACTGGGAGCGGCAGGAACTGAAGCAGCCTCGGGAGATGACGACTCCGACGGCTGGGGCGCCCCTACGTTATTCCGGCTTTCCTTTGACGGAGATTCCGCGCGGACCTTTTTGGGATTCTGGTCACTTGGGGtgggcgaggaagaggccggTGTCGCCTGACcatcgcttcttcctgtcgaTCGGTCTTTGGCATCTGGAGAATCGGTGTCGGGTGCCGAGGCGGCAGATAGCGTTTGATTATCTTTACTGgtgtctttctcgtctgttgCACTAGGTTCCACGGTGCTGTCCACGGACGCGGTCGTTGTGGCCTCTCCACTCCCTCCGGCCTGTGGCGAGTCTCCGGACGCGCCCTTCTCTGTGGCCTCGAACATTCTGCCTGCATAAACCTATCCGATTAAGAATGTTTGATTAAAGAACACAAAATACCTCCCGGCAAAGCAAGGCGTTGTCAGCTTATCGTCCGGGAGAGGAACCCCGCCAGTCGGATCCGCCCGCTGACAACGCAGGAACTCGAGTTGGCGGGGCGACAGAGCTCGAAGCAGCCGCACCAAGGTAGCTTACCCCGCAGAGATCAGTCCTTCTCCGCCGGCGAATACTCTTGGCCGCGACGAAATAAGACGggtgaggaagacgaaagggaTGGGGTACACGAAGACAATCTTTAACGCACGGATTCTGTATGGTGAGCGAGGCTGCAAAAATTCAGGGAGGCTCGGAGTAACATGATTCCCGAAGATTGGCCTTCACCAGAGAACGATCGAGTCGGAAACAGCCACTCCGCCGTTTGGTGGCCTTGCGCGTGGGCAGCAGCCACATAATAACGGCGTGTAAACAACGGGATACGTTTCGGAAACCAGTTTTATAATCGGCATACGCGACTAGCTGCAGAGTGTGTGAATTTCTAGCAAGCAAGCCCCCGAAAAAACAACGAAAGGACCTCTGTCCGTCCTGTAGCCGACCTCCTTACGATTGGTGAAGCTTTACTTATCAGAGGTGCAGGACTTCCGGTTGCAAAGGGCCACGAGGGCCTGGATGCAAGAGCACAGCTCGTTCAATTCCCCCAGTGGCAACGTCGATGCTCAGAAAAAAGCCTAGGAAAGGACTGTTTATGTCAGATTTAGAGATGAGAGAAACTTGACAGTGCGGACCTGCTGCTGCCTGGCGCCTGCGCACTGGTGGTGGAGGGACGAACTAGAGAAGCAGTCATATCGGGACAGACGGATACTGAGTTAAGAAGCGGTCTAAAGAAATCACGAAAGAACGGTCATATGCCGATGTTTGCGAAGGAGAGGGACGGAAAGGGAAACTAAGTAAGGATAGAGGGACGATTAGTCGCGGGTTTGACCAGGAAACTCGGGAAATTGTCGGCATGATCCCGTGCGCGAGTGAAGCACGGCGAAGACGTCAGTCTTTGAGACGaaacgcagcagctgcaaaaAATGTACAAATCCGCTGGAATGCCCACTGTGTGACTTAACTGAAAAGAAGACACCTTCGATTTTCCGCCACGGCATCGCTGTGTTTGGAGCTTTTCCCCGTAGCTCGATTTCTGGCAATCGAAGGCTGAGCGCGGCAAAGATCTAGCAAATGGCGCGTTCCGCAGCCAAAAAGGGGAGATACACACGACACAAACGGGACAGGACTGAACATAAAAAAAGCGTTAGCGAGATCAGAAAAATGCCGGCGAAGAAAATTGTCGAAGAGTATGCACTTCTTCAGGAACTGTGTCGCGAAGGTGAGTCTTGACCTCGCGCATGTTGTATCGAGCCAAGCAACGGAAACTCTCATTCGCGCGAGGGGCTTTTACATGCATGGTCAACGGAACTTCCGGGTCTCTATTCGACGGAGGCGAACTTTCACGTTGGTCGACTAGAGGTCACATTACAGAAAAATCCAAAACGACGGGGCCCTCTACGCGGTTCAAACTCTCCAGGGAATTGTCCGCAATACTGGAAAGTGTATAAGTGGGTCGCAGTTGCTGGGCAGGCCCTACTGATAAAAACGCATCTGTCGGTGACGGAGAAACGGCTAGGACTACCTCGAAGCCGACAGAACGTCTGGAGGTGGCCTTCCAGGACCATGAGGGACCATGTTGCATTCTCCTAGACATTGGTTAAATCTCGTTGattttttctgtcgtctgCGTGTGACGAGTTTTGAAATTGCCAGCTTCCCAACCAAAGCCATTCTCTCACAAATTCATGTCACGGCAAAAATCCTGAggtatgtgtgtgtgtgtgaaacCAGAGTGGCTTTTGCAGTCGTTCTGCTTCCAAAGGCCCAGAGTTGGGATAAGATTTGGTTCCACACGCTTGGTTGTTCAGCTCCTTCGCTGGATCGAAAAGGCCATGTGTTCAGTGAATGCAGCGAGTCGCTCTGTGCGCGTGTCGGCCTATCCAGTCAGTCGCAAGAGGCAGGCGTCTGGATGCAGAGAACAGGCGAATCTCGCGCAAACAACGTAGTCGACGACCCAAAGGATATTGGCTTTTCAGGGGACTTACACGAGTGAGAGTGGCGACGTGAATAGGAGTACACCAAAAGAATGCACAAAGCCCAGGTAGTCTTCCAGGACCTAAGCTTGGCTGATCCTCCTCAGGTTTCGTTCCTAGCTTAGCGGCGCACACTTGACACTTCAGGGATGTAATTTTGCCCCCTGGGAACCGCCGTTCAGCAACGTACGTGATATCTGTCCTGAATACTGAATGGTCAAGGTCTCAACTCATGGCGGCACAACCCGCCACTAAAACGGATGCAGATCTGTTGCCTCCatgctttcttctgcaccTGCTTGAGTTTGCTAAGCTTGAATCAATCTAAAGAAATCCCCTGATTTATCTCAGAGAGGTGACTCAGTGGTGACCTGGGGCTGTCACCGACAACGGACTAACGAGCGAGCAGCGCCCCGGTATTTCAGGTCACCCATTAGTTGAAGTTTCCACGGTACGGTTGTCGAGCATGATTTGTCCTCTATGCGAACGGATCTACTGGAGCAAACCTAGACCAATCACAACGCGATACATGGTGGCTGTCAAAGGCACTGATTGTCACTTGAGCGTTTGACCGGCTTACAATGCATACAGGTAGTGTGCTGCTCATCCCTTGGACGGCGGTCCGTTTTTAAGAAGTGCACACATTCAGCACGATTCCTTCCAGACTACTTCCCATTTGAAATGCGCAAACCGAAACGGTCAGTCCTCTTTAATGACACAACAGCGCAGTGGACCCTTCCCTTTGACGCGGCTGTTGCTACACATGCACGCAGTGCAGTCAGGGTTTGCAGCGCTGAACGCTGGCGTATCAAAAACTTGTAATTGAGCGCACACACTTTCACGTTCACTTTGCCATTGAAACAGCGGGACCGTTGTGAtatttctcttctccatgcGTTCTCGCTTGtcaaaaggcagagagagccaTAATTTTGCGGTTGTTTCCGTCGAAAAATAGTAACACACAATGACTCTGACCCTTGTTTGGACTTCGTTGAGTGTGCACGGATCGGTGACACATGAATTCCGAAGTCCTTAACACTTTTCCAAGATTCCTCTGAGTGGTTTCTCGGAAGTCGGAACTTGTACGCAAGCGAAAACTATGTTTTTGCAGTCGTGTTGTTGTTTCTGACCCACAAAATTTTGGCGTTGCAACATTGCAAACCAGCTCTGAATGGGGCAATGTCTTTGattccctgcatgcagctttCTCCGTGACAGCGTTACTGTcattgctttcttctcgacccTCTGACAGAGTCTTGTTTCTTTGACGAGCAGCCTTAGCGCACACATTTGTTGCGGACCATTTTCCCTActttcccctgtctccttcagtgGGAGCGCAAATCCGCGCGAGTTTCTTCCGACCGTGCCTACGAGCAGCTCGTCACAACCGTCTCCGTTgcgcctctccgtttcttctctccgtttccgtcattttcctcccttccttcctttttcgtaTTCTTTGTTCCGGCCTTACCCACGatgctctctgcgttcgaCCAGTCGTCTCAAGCTGCAGCTCCGCGTGTGGCCTCTCTAGCAGCGCTGACAGCGTTTGTCGATTCGCCTCAGACCAGCCAAGCTCTAGAGGAATTTCGACAACACATTTCCCCGGGAGAGCTTGTTCTACAAACTGCTCAGACGGCTGCACAGACTGCGGGGAGAGTCAAGGCGGAATTGGGGGAGAatgaggagagcgaagaactgGTGATCGTTGTCAGAGCCCTTCGAAAATGTCTCGCGTATGATGGAGTTCTTGAGAACGTTGTCAGGGAGCCCCAAGTAAGACAGATGGTCGCTatcaggagagaagaaaaaggacggGGGGCCTCTGTTCAGCTGCCAGGCACTTCAAAAGGAATCGCATACGATTCCTATGTACGTGATTCACTTTACTCAGATGTTGAGTCACGCACGTCGGGACCGTAACAGGCAGAGGGGAAGCCCCACGGTCATACGTTCTTCTCTACTGTGTTTGGTGCGTTTTTTGCGTACGGAAGTCGTGTTCCGTATCCTAGGTACTCCCATGTCTGCTTTTATTGGGTTTGAACGTCATGCGAATGTTGACGCGCAAGGTCATCGAATGCAGCGGTGTGCACCTTAATGGAGATTTACACACCACAGGCTCGTTGCGGACGTTGCGGTCACACGTCACGTCGCAAACGAGGTGAATGCTCTGCGTTTCCGTTCCGTTTCCAGATTTCTTCTGGTCACCGAATAGATGGTCAAATGGCCCTTTTGCGCACGCATCTTTGTTTCCCCAGCTCCGGCGCGTCCTGATCGACGCCGCAGAAAGTGGAAGCACTTTGCTACGGCGTTTGCTGGTGCAGCAACTTGGCAAACTGATTGGCCAGGGGTCTGCAGGTGAGTGCAGTGCCGTCAGTGGATGGGTCACTCTTTGTGTGTAAAGTCTGATCTTCTGGATTATTATAGGCAGTGCTCCTCCACAGGGAGCACAACGTAGCCAACGTGGTAGATTAGCCACTATCGTCTAACCTACTCTCCCATGGATTCTCTGCGTGCTCCAAGAaattctctctgcttttcagCCAGTCGTCCTTCAGGACTTTGGTCAATCCTGTCCACGATTTCCCGATTCTCCCGACGATCCAGAAGAGCCacggtttctctgtctcatAAAAAGCAGAATGCGTAAATGTCCACCCTTTCTCGCGTTGCAGCAGATGCGCTGTTCTCTGATCAAGGCCTCACAGAGATCGAATCCTCCACATTGGCATTTTCCGCAAGGCTTCTGTTCAGTTGCCTACCTGGGGTTAGCGACTACAGTGCAGGGGTTAAACACCGGACATCCAGCTCCTCGTTTGTTTCCCTCAAATGCTCTTCTCAGGCGTCGAGCTGGCCATCGAAGCGAAGCTGTACGAGCTGCTTCCTGGTCTCCTGGGAGACCCTGACGTTGGAGTGGCGAGCGATGCAGCGAAGGCCATCGTGGCCAGCTTAGAGAGTCGTCAGGGTTGCCaggcgttctcttctcctgaaTTCTTTCAATCGCTGATGGCTGCAGCCGCTTCGCCGGATGAGGTAAATCACGTGTAGGGAAGAATGGAAAGATCCGTTGCGCGACGCGCGTTCTGTCTATGCAAGAATTGTCATCTCACCTGGGCTCTCCCTACACAGTAGAACTTGGATTCGGTAAACGAAGGTCTCCGTGATGTTCCGAGGAGGCCGTACATAATGGATCACTGCAGTGACTCAAAGTTATACAGTTGCGCGGATGTTTGGGTGGGAACCGTCTCTTGCGTCTGAGGAGTTCCAGCCGCGTGACGAGCGCTTTGACTAAGCGGGCTTCGATGGCCAATCTGTGAGTCCAGCCTCGGGTTGCATCTTTGGCCCAGGATCTCGAGTTTGCGCAAAACCAGTGGTAAATGCCAGTTCAACAGTAGACGTATTGGAACGGACTTTCACTGTCTCTGATTCGGTACCTCAATTCACACGGCCTTCGCTGTCCGTCTCGCTGTCAGTCCTGATCCCTTGGCTTACGGATGacacctgcatgcgccgaggGACGGCATTTGTGACTTCTCCCGTTTTCAGATGGTGAAGGTCCGGACGGTGGCGCTGTTTGTTGAAGccgggagaaagaacgagaccGTTTTCAATGAGCTGGCTGACAGAGGCGCCTTCACGGTGCTGGTGAACTCTTTCGCAACCGACGACTTGCTACTGAAAATATCTCTCGTGGCTCTCATTGAACAGGTGAGCGAGAACGGTTCATCGAACTCGCTCGAACACCAAGCCCCAGAGCATCGTAGAGAAATCTAGGGGTATCCTCCAGGATTCAGGCATAGgtacagatacatatatatatatatatatacatatattcatGAGGTGCgtgcatacgtatatatatatatatatatatatatactttcTGACCTAGAGATGAAACTGTGCATCAGGAGCTGTACAGCGAGGATTCGTGTAGATGCGTTCGCGCTTCTGTAGCGACGATGAAGGGTGCATGGAGTCCACAAAATGTGTTCACACACCGAAATCTGTTCCCGGGATGTTGATGTTTTATGCCTTCCGGTTTGTGAAGCTCGCGTCCTACCGCGCTGGAGCAAAGTTCCTTGCTCTCTCGTCCATCCCGCGCCAACTCGTAGGGTACGTCGTTGTCTGATATCGTGTGCACCCTTGTCTTATTCGTCGTCGTATGGCACAGAGgaattcgttttctccctcctctgcCTGTACGAGAGGCGATCCTCCCTCTGAAATCCGAACGCATGCTCTTGCATGGCTGTGCACTCCATTTCGGTGCCCACACAACGACTCGTTGCATACGTGGAAGGACATGAGGCGCTCGTCTGACAAAAGGGCGGATATGCATCAACCTAAGGCTATCCTAGTGCAAAGAAGCGCTAAAACAGCATCTCATTGTCgctgtgtttccttctccagttgcctgcatgcatccgtCCGTCTCAGTGATATTCacttgtatatatatatatatatatatatatatatatatacatcaaTGTAAAAGCGTACATACTGAGTGTGTCTGTATCTGCATGTgctttatatatatatatatatatatatataggacTTTCTGGATACATGAATATAGATAGTTAAGCAATTGTATTCAGATGCTTTTCCTATTTCCTAGCGTCTTTTATTCTTTGTTGGACGAGCCTTTCTCAGAGGGAACTGAAGCAAGGGCGAGTAATCAAAATATGTATGCAGGCAGATATGTGCGTAAAC contains the following coding sequences:
- a CDS encoding hypothetical protein (encoded by transcript TGME49_306920), giving the protein MFEATEKGASGDSPQAGGSGEATTTASVDSTVEPSATDEKDTSKDNQTLSAASAPDTDSPDAKDRSTGRSDGQATPASSSPTPSDQNPKKVRAESPSKESRNNVGAPQPSESSSPEAASVPAAPSSDGPEPENSAAATAGAGGGESTLWSYFGWGDPWASKTPAAEEAPPGPDTGDGGESPRKSKDSSTVVRFQGVTSEDDNAASKRARPRKENSVDKMGFVDLVESLLLNHDPTGRPGRFIDTFSTSEFASERDSDLDSMVSTELKGSGPDDGLVWQMEDIMAFEDQLHAALSTRLEQEARHMESSLKKGLVELQAQLGDDDEIKMIHYEARMAGLDLIVGIDTPDDATVRRIDLSTLMNLSVSNYDESMSNSKQQTSVGVLPLPSETSFPLTPRRQGPPARGKGGTWGAESGRSPLQQMQAELLRLGTTSSEESTSEDDSAEKRKTAKNSSPGANDNEGRSPAPSASSSTAST
- a CDS encoding hypothetical protein (encoded by transcript TGME49_306910) gives rise to the protein MLSAFDQSSQAAAPRVASLAALTAFVDSPQTSQALEEFRQHISPGELVLQTAQTAAQTAGRVKAELGENEESEELVIVVRALRKCLAYDGVLENVVREPQLRRVLIDAAESGSTLLRRLLVQQLGKLIGQGSAGVELAIEAKLYELLPGLLGDPDVGVASDAAKAIVASLESRQGCQAFSSPEFFQSLMAAAASPDEMVKVRTVALFVEAGRKNETVFNELADRGAFTVLVNSFATDDLLLKISLVALIEQLASYRAGAKFLALSSIPRQLVGELAEDSVDETSRVSLVHAIAELIKQQPEIGNEMFQVQGGSLAKTLVEFQHSVPATPQEKSDLCCAIAAWGSIASSPLGYEAVQKAAPTVGASISSYFTGETEIANLAMDAWSNVLNSLPDPLAPDVESKLKSLAESVCHTHVSRPFGESRAHSYPLLTALCRSRLAVQTIMGSEEIRRSLVDPFSDDSSDAKYAKNTFIKKLAADHLDWLGTVIEESYLTKLKTFADAGPFYIPPGTAVPTINSTWV